The sequence below is a genomic window from Sebastes fasciatus isolate fSebFas1 chromosome 18, fSebFas1.pri, whole genome shotgun sequence.
AGCAGATGCTTTTTTGTATTGGTACAACAGAGTGAAAGACACCATGCAGCAGTTAGGAGCTACTGTGTCACAAGTTGATCCAGCAGTGTTCTACTGGCTGAATGACTCCTGCCATGTGATGGGAGTTCTTGCCTGTCATGTGGATGATTTCATCTGGGGTGGTTCAGAAATGTTCTCTACAACAGTCATCCCTCACTTGAAAGCTACTTTCCAAGTTGGATGTGAAGAACACAATAGCTTCAGCTACATTGGAATGGAGGTTCACTTATTGGAGGATGAGATACAGGTGCAACAAAGTATGTACATAAAGAATCTGCAACCCATTCCTGTGGACCTCACCAGAGCCACACAGCGAGAGGCTCCTCTAACAGACAATGAAACTGACATGCTAAAGTCAAAGGTTGGCCAAATATTGTGGGTAGCAAGACAGAGTAGACCCGACATAATGTGTGACATATCCATCTTGGCATCCAGTACAAAGCATGCTACTGTTCAGACTCTGCAATGTGCAAACAAACTTATCAGCAGTTTCAAGTAGCTCATCCACTCAGGGACTATCCAGCAGATCATGTGGTCAGCTACCAAGGAGCAGCTTGTTGACTGCTTGACTAAGAAGGGGACATCAGCACTCGTTCTGCTGAGGGCTCTCAGTGAAGGTGTATGCCGACTTAAAGGCTAAATGGACTATACAACAGAAAACCTTTCTATCCTCAAACTGTAGTTGTTAAAGTTGCAGCTTTAAACCTGTGTATATGTTGATGGTTTTAAATAAcagtaatgtttgttttttgagactgtttttctttaaagaaaaaGGGGAGATTGTTAAGTGCTTGGTTACCTACTGCGCATGGGTTAAGTGTCTTACTTTCGGTTTTGTTAATGTGCTGGCTGTAGCCGCAGTTGTTGACATAGAGATCAAGTTTGAGTAAAGTCTGAATATGCAAAGTTGTCGTTGGAATTATTGAACTAAcactatgggtacccaagagtcttctctttacagacatgcccactttatgataatcacatgcagtttcgggcaagtcatagtcaagtcagcacactgacacactgacagctgttgttgcctgttgggctgcagtttgccatgttattatttgagcatatttttgatgctaaatgcagtacctgtgagggtttctagacaatatctgtcattgttttgtgttgttaattgatttacattgataaatatatacataatttgcataaagcagcacatttgcccactcccatgttgataagagtattaaatacttgacaaatctccctttaaggttcattttgaacagataaaacaaatgtgtgattaaatattttaattgattgacagccctagtaatatcgtgatatggcataagtgtcgTATTTCCCGGTTTTTAAAagctacattacagtaaagtgatgtaattttctgaacttaccagactgttccagctgttctattatttgtcatttacacttAGTCATGAGATCCAcgttactgatgattatttatcagaaatctcattgtgtaaatattggTCAAAcaatggtcaaccctacaatattgaTATCAAAGTATTTGGTCaaacatattgtgatatttgattttgtccaagtcacccagccctaatacatctaaATCAGACTGCTGTAGCCTctgattagtttaagatcaacgTTACAGGTAATATTACACAGAacaagactgtggatttagtcctcatctctTAACACTCAGGTTATACGGGGATGGCTTTACAGACAGAAGGAACgatgacagacatcaataactctttgaatgtacatatgaacatgtgagtattTTATTCAGAAAGActtgaaaaaaacatgaacctgcaaagatgtttctgatgcagaatatttatttggttCTTATAATCTAAATGTCTGTGGCTTTaaataattagacaatgctgacatgaaaacagagcacagttagatctgctTTCAAAAAGAACGTGGGAATAACTTGGAACCATAGAAACCTCTAATTTGATGGGGtcgttcataatcatcacttatgtgcctttaagttggtgcaatacgtgttcgttgaagagtgctgcacctttagacatgttcaaatagagcgctacaggaatgagtcctaaaacccagaaatgagttagcagttttaagcacttcctgttccatcgtctggaggtcaatgggttttttgaatgggtttttagtttttagatgcctgaaataaggtctgtggttaaaggtccagagtgtaggatctggcggtgtctagcggtgaggttaGGAGATTGcgaccaactgaagcctctccagtgtgccaagtgtgttggagagctacgttaaagtccctctctagagccatctggagcagagccagtgcagagagagtgtgtgtacaaactacataagctacagtcagtgaactgacctcagagtctccagtctacagtttggactctccagaccagcagagagcagcttcactcctgaatcctgcaggaaGTAGTTTctactcaggtccagctctctcagatgggaggggttggacttcagagctaaggccacaacttcacagtgagtatctgagagtccacagtgagaaagtctgtcatgacacaaaaaagacaaaatgttattatgaaagaggagtttatatttacttcatgcatttgatgactaaacagtttgatatatacttctttgattaacatttgctcctcacatcagtggttcagctaatcttatctcactgtttgacatgaaacaataattctcatcactctctctcaaacctgcagacttttaatatttgtttttctttaatcttgcagatgaagagagagaacatgtagttacattgaggcttcCATAATGTCCAGTCAATCAGTGTGATCTGATCCataatgtccagtctgtcagtgtgatctgatcccaggtctgtctgcacaaagttagcatgaggccttcttgattaggaaagtatttttaaaactcagtgaataagtaataataatatagttgATAAAGACCTCTCTTTGctagctacctgctgctgtcaggttcacGTCCATACATGGGAAAATTCAGTGATTGCTGCCAGACGgtagagaaatgaaacaaatggtgtaataatattagacctgtacataattaaacattcatataactagatattttgatgactgcatggcgttttgtcattaacactcttttctgaGCATTCAGCTCACTATTCAGCATtattcagctcacaaacacaattaacGAACCAATAAGGTTGCAATATGTTCAAAATAATGTCATCagaaagatgttatcagtgtatcagcattaaaaacataacattgatCTTTGGTGTGAATAAGATCTCtgaataaaaagtctgaattctaccattctgcggttatactgtatattcatcagactgctgttattggtggaagctgtgtatttcctgctactactcttctctacaccaacaagagagagaaacatcacagtttccttctgtgagtaacagaataaaaggaaagacttgaaaaacaagatgatggaaCACAACCTGAATTCAtgagcaataaaatgcaccattgctcgattcaacacactcaggggttttacaaCGACTATCTTTGTCTTGTATGACCAGTAGTTCATGGTGGCTAATGCTAGAGTTGGgttgatttttggttttgcCGGTCTGTTCCGGTGTACGAGCTTGAACCGATTTGATTTTATGCTAACCGGCAGAACCAACATTTGTCATAGTGACACGTTCTGGCTAAATTAAAAAGTATCCTACATTAACGTAGGATACTTTTTAATTTAGCCAGAACGTGTCACTATGACAAATGTTGGTTCAAACCTGTGCCGACAGAGTCACAGTGCTAAATCCAGCCTGTATTGCATTactaataagcaatatgacaacgtgattaacataatattatgatgttatgttggttaataaacaagaagaggtttgtttacgaggaagttcatgtgtttttttgggtggcgagacgagacatggcagagctgatctcaaagaaaactaaaactgcgGCAACATTTTGGATTTGAAGCCAATGAAAGAGATGAGCCCAAAAACACACAAGACAAGTTGTAATGTGgtgcagcttcttcttcttctttaatgtttattggcagttggcaaaccagcttagaggtgcattactgCCACCAAGTAGACTGAAGTTACTGCACTCTCATTCATGGGCTTTCGGTGTAACGGTGTAAGGCATCATccaaaaagataaataagaaaaaactgtaaaacgtaacaattattcaaaataaatagaataagtgttcattaacttgacagctagaaacacaacctactgaaacattttttcctcaacatttgaaacagctcaagaacatctgtgacaaaatacaacggacatatttatgtaataaacacgtggaacacttataagaatattatattttaagaataatttatagtgtgtatatttgaagaactactaatctacactgatttataaagttaatcacatctggacttacttagcttttctgcagttcctcacagctggaatcagtctctGTCGTCCCTcctgtgttgtgttgtacttcttcaggtccaactcatccagaacctcctctgacatctgcagcatgtaggccagagctgagcagtggatcaAAGAGAGGTTCTTCTCTGATCTGctctctgacttcaggaactcttggatctcctgatgtaccgagtggtcgttcatctccgtcagacagtggaagatgttgatgcttctgtcaggagaggTTCCATCTTTGTTCatctccttcaggttgttgatgaTTCTTTGGATGATTTCTGGACTGTTGTTTGTCCGACCCAGCAGACCTCCCAAGAGTTGCTGGTTGGACTCCAGAaagaggccatgaaggaagcgaacaaacaggtccaagtggccatttttactttcaagggATTTCTCCATGGCTCTCTTCAGGAAGACATCCAGAGATGGGTAATTGTCATTGTTGCTTTCATcaccctcctcatcatcatccatcaaaccATCATAGCccccctcctcatcatcattgAGATATTTTTCAATCTCATCCctatcatcctcctcctcctcatcatccatctcctcatcatcatccatcaaaccATCATAGCccccctcctcatcatcattgAGATATTTTTCAATCTCATCCctatcatcctcctcctcctcatcatcatccatctcctcatcatcatccatcaaaccATCATAGCccccctcctcatcatcattgAGATATTTTTCAATCTCATCCCtatcatcctcctcatcatcatccatctcctcatcatcatccatcaaaccATCATAGCccccctcctcatcatcattgAGATATTTTTCAATCTCATCCctatcatcctcctcctcatcatcatcctcatcctcatcagcCGTCTGCTCATCATCAGCCGTCTGCTCATCATCAGCCGTCTTCTTATCATCAGCCGTCTGCTCATCATTATCTTCTCTCATGAAGGCCTTCAGTACCTCTGTGTTCCTGTCTGTGTAACAGTGGAccatgtagactgcagccagaaactcctgaatgctcaggtgaacaaagcagtagactgttttctggaagatcacacactctcttttgaagatctctgtacaaactcctgagtacaccgaggcctctgtgacatcaagaccacaccgctccaggtcttcttggtagaacatgatgtttcctttctccagctgttcaaacgccagcctccccagcttcagaagaacttccctgtcagccttcgtcagctcctgtggactcgtctcatgtccctcaccatacttctgcttcttcctctttgtctgaaccaacaggaagtgtgagtacatgtcagtcagggtcttgggcagctctcctctctggtccgtagtcaacatgtggtccagaactgtagcagtgatccagcagaagactgggattagacacatgatgtggaggatCCTGGATttcttgatgtgtgagatgattctgctggacagctcttcatcactgactctcctcctgaagtactcctccttctgggcgtcagtgaagcctcgtacttctgttaccctgtcaacacatgcaggagggatctgattggctgctgcaggccgggaagttatccagacgagagctgagggaagcagattcccccggatgaggtttgtcaacagcatgttgactgatgacttccgggtgacatcagacacaacctcgttgttgtggaaatccagtgaaagtctgctttcatccaggccgtcaaagatgaacagaactttacagtCAGCGtgcttctctgctgtgaccttctgtaatgttggatggaaaacatggagcagcatgagaagactgtactgctcatctctgatcaagttcagctccctgaacgaaagcagaaccaccagactgacatcttggttttccaagccctctgcccagtccagagtgaacttctgcactgagaaggtttttccaacgccagcgacgccgttcgtcagaacgactctgatgtgtccctgttggtcaggtaaggctttaaagatgtcgtggcacttgattggagcgtcatggagggtcttcttcttggaagctagctcaagctgcctcacctcatgttgggtattaacctcttcactctgtccctctatgatgtagagctcagtgtagatcctgttgaggagggttccacttcctgtttcatcagctccttcagtcacacgttcacatctcctcctcagactgatcttatgttcatctataacctcctgcagaccactatctgctgaaagagagacaagtttgaaataaaacacagaaacgTATTACTTTCATtgccaatatgaaaataatcaatataagaacatataaagaagtaaaggttaTAAAGTCATCATCCCTTTTTGAAGTCAAAACTAACGTCAACgtgatttttacatttattgtttatagtttatattatattaagagAAGCATCAGAAATGCTCCTTTATCTCTCAGTCGGTTTACAAACAAAAGTCGGGTTTCAAACCAAAAGTTCCTGGGACTTTTTAGTCCTACTACttttaaggaactaaaagggtccttcagcccactgttgtctacGTTTCCACTACGGTCTTAAGACCTGCAAGATTCAggaaattagtccgctgacgtatgaaaaagcaacatgacaagTAATGAGGGTTGTTGGTGGTCGcagcggtaaacacactctgcggCCTGCTGTTCAGTGTGTCCGcccgtttcatctaaaaaacgtgctggaaaaaaaataaacattatgttTTATCTCACTGTTACGACATTTACAGGTGCATATATTTACTGGTGCACGtcggatgtaatgaatgaaatacagAGGAAGAAAATTAAACTAAGAGCTTCcatctccacagtaaatcatgttGAGTATTTTGAGGGTTGCCGTTGAGGGGAACCAGGAACATGCAAATGAGCTAAACCTGTTTTTCAACAGGTTTGACCACCCAACCCTGTCCTCCGGAGCTCAGCTGAGCTGAGCTCATGAGGACAGCCTGGGTCCCCACTCACCAGCACTAGTACCCCCCTCCACACCTCTACTCCCCCCTCCCCCAACACCAGTGCCCCCTTCCACACCTCCCCTTCCCCCTCTCCACACATGCAGCAGAAAGACGCATCTTTGCCCAGTGGGTTGAATATTTCtttcaaaatatttaatatcatgtgactgtctctgtggtctctcagtgaacagttgtagagatgtcTTTACAGGCGAAGCTGCTTGGTCAGTCTTCCCTCGAAGgcgtccatgttgaaatgaaaggcGCTGTCAGCGCAtagttacaaaaattcagaggtgcacgacAGAGCACCGCGACAACTTGCGGAGCCTTTTTTTTGCGCCAAAAATTGagcttttgatagtaaaggttgctgacccctgggttaatGCCAAGACAGGGGGGGCTATCATAAAACCAAAGGGATCAGATTATCTCTCAAAGGAGAACACAGGACAGGTGATACAGAGCACATATGAATGCTGGAGcagaaaaaacatgcagttaaaTTTCAGGTGGACTTAAAAtgtaatgatatttataataatctTAAATGGTCGTGCTGTATGACACAACATATGTCACtctattaaaacaacaaatagtGTTTTCAGACATGGAGACATCATCAGACATATAGTCCTACTttgtacagtgctggtctgaccGGCTGTCCGCAGTCCAGCTCTTGTTCTGGATCTTTCTCCACAATGGGGACAGGAGTAGTCTCCTGATGAAGCAGACTGGTCCCAGTATGAGGTGATGCACTGTCTGCAGAACCTGTGTCCACAGCTGATAAAGACTGGATCCTTCAGGACATTCTGACACAAAGCACAGCAGGACAGctgctcctccacagaaacatcactcgtcttcctcttcctgtgaagacatgtCTTGATAACTAAAATGCTTTGTTGATTGGCCGACACTGTCTCAAAGCTCAGATGGTAACAGGGAACAGTTAAAGTGTTGGTACTTTTCTGTTTGAACtcagcattcagtctgtgatgacagTGATCCTTTATTTCAACTCTCCTGCTTTCATAAACACTAATGAGCTGAACTTTACTTTCTGGCTGTCtcattaacctcttaacaatccgacggccgctattctgtctttcagaggttgtagcggctcagttttaaagctagagtgaagatattggtatcatatgaaactagaaaacctaaggaatcgattgttaccaaccatgtcatgctagcttgtcgagaagaaCGCTCTGATAGGCCTTAttttaaaattaagtttttaaagttgaaaaacgcactaatagctgaatccagagttatttcccttcctccgttcatgtgaatgagacccagaccgaggctggagcgcaagccgtgacgttgggaccccgtaactgagtcatgtgaccgagcggacgctactccaccaagatccgggtacttttccagatggaagtcgagccatttaggcttcatgctccaatgagcaactctcataggaatgaccggcgccccgcctccaacactggatccagttcttttaatacatccatggcgttaaccaaaaaaaacaggaagtaaaactagaTGGAGGAGGCTGGGGGGGGCTTTAATTCACTTTGTGTCACAAAAAGCTTCTTCAACTTCAGTtagcaaatacattttagtagaaatTTTTAAATAGAAtcacaaaatcaacagaaaacagtaTTGGTGgaggaaagtgaaaatgagtCCTATAAATTAGTTAGTAGCAgttctcttactttgactctgagggtccaggttcattactgaaggtCAGAGGATCATCTTTAGACcgatcactcttcatagacagacagtcagagactggagactctgctctgtcctcctcttcctccacacaatcactcatcttctgatctgaagtcagtctgagaggtGAAACAGGAACACTGACTGAACATGTACAGGAAACAAGTTTGTACAAGAGTCACAGGCAAGACTGAGAGAACAgaacagcgcacacacacacacacacacacacacacacacacacacacacacacacacacacacacacacacacacacacacacacacacacacacacacacacacacacacacacacacacacacacacacacacacacacacacacacacacacacacacacacacacacacacacacacacacacacacacacacacacacacacacacacacacacacacggatgttACGAGAACCGgtagtcgatgccaaaattctaaaaacgtgacggtactctttttccaCAGTAGCaacggtaccgtacgatgcaGTCCACAGGGACAAAACTGACTCAGAGACTTCAacagtgaaataataaaatgttggattaacactcaccctgcttcagtctACAGTTTTCCTCCTTCTGCTTCTTCAACTCAAAATGGTGTCTGGAGCTGACTGAACTAAACACTTCCACTTTCAGAATTTCCTCCCCGTTCTCATGAGCTTGGATCAGATGATCAGTGTGGCTCCTGATGCTTTTTCTATTTAAATAACCTGCACAGTGGAACGAGGACTCGTGTTCTTTCTCAGGACCCAGAACTTTGTCACAAAGTTGAATTAGAAAAGTTTTGTCTTTAATCATTTTGTTGTATCTTTTGATATAGATATCTAGTTTTGAATTGAGTGTTAAATAATTTTGGAAGTTTCAAGAAAAATGCACTAATGTGTTGAggcatattttattttctgatattatCAGTCCCAAAGTGTATTTGATTTGGCTTTTCTACCTCAGGTTCACTCACTCTGCAGTGCTCATTGTGCCCTCTGGGAGGCAGTGTGTGTAATTATGAGCATGATGTCACTGCTGAAGAAAGGAAACTTAGTTTTTCATTCCAGCAATAGCATTAGTATCTGTTGTGAACACGTGGCACTCTTCCACATCACACATGTCATATCTAACCCCGACCCTTCCTAACTACTTTTATTTCCTGCATTTTTATGGTGCTGATGAAACCATCTGGACTTTGTTCTGCTAGATTCTGGAGCATATTCTCTATTATGAACTGGTTGTTAATTTCCCACCACTGCCACATGAATTTGGTTTGAACCTATTTAAGCTTTAACTTGCAGGTCATATGACAATGACCATTTTAATGAAGTGTATACTGTGACAACATGGAGAGCGGTTGACTGTGTTAGCATTTACAAACTGCATTTGTGAGCCCAAAAAAGTGTTTCTTGCGCCAGTGCAGCTGTAGATGAGTTCATAAGTAGCAACTAGACTAGGTAGCATTTGTTATGCTGTGCTGACTGAATACCATGTAaatattggttgtttttgtttttttaatcctgtTATTTTCACTAAAAGAGGTGACAGTAGCGATAATAGTAATCTTTCTCATTAGATATTTAATATGGATTTTCTTTGCTTTGGATTTTTTAAGTTAACTATGTAATTTTGACCACTGTAGTTATGTTTACACCTAGATCTGCcatgtttctggacaatacttcaaaatgtattaaaacaaATGATCTGTAACACTCAGAAAACATGTTTGATACTAGAGACGCCACCCTCCTGTATGCCCCAGGACAAATAATGGTGATATACATTATTTCCCTTTTCTGTGGACTTTGTTCATTTGTAGGCTTGTTGACAGGATCTGTGGTAAACAGTGCTACAACACACTGTCCATTTTCTCTCCGTGTGGAGGAATTTTATTATTAGATAAGTTAATAACACATTCACTATGCCTTTAAAGTGTCTATGTAAAGGTCCAATATTGAAAAGCAAATGTAATGTGGGTTATGACCAGCAGAACTCTGCCTAAAAGTCATTTGTTCTTTGTTAAGAAGCAGTTTCTAAATACAAATGTTAGATTTGACTAATGTTAAGTATTGAGTCTGCTCGCCTCATCTTTCTTTTCATTAGGGTGTCgaaaaaagtatgttgaaaaagtcttaaagccataatataacatgtcgaaaaagtcaaaatatagtatgttgaaaaaaaagtcatagtatagtatgtcaaaaaaatataaaagtcatagtatagcatgtcgaaaaagtcatagtatagtatatatataatatatatatattttttttcgacatactatactatgaattcttttcgacatactatactatgacttttttgtattttttcaacatactatatgactttttcgacatgctatacaatgactttttgtcgaaaaaaagtaatcttatagtatgtcgaaaaaaaagtaattgtatagtatatcgaaaaataaaaagtcaggtgctgttatgcaaaacagatttcagacctgtctgacaataaagtattattgtattattgtagtatagtatgtgcaAAAAAAGTCATCTCGAAAAGTCaatgtataaaatgtcataaaaagtcactGTATAGTATTCCATCAAGAAGTCATAATATATCATgaagtatgtcataaaaagttatagtataggtCATAAAAAAGTATGTAATGAAAGGCATAGTACGTcataaaacagtcataaaatattatgtcataaaagctacagtatgtcatttaaaagtcatagtacagtatgtcatgaaaattatagtatagtatgtcataaaacagtcataaaatattatgtcataaaagctatagtatagtatg
It includes:
- the LOC141756664 gene encoding NACHT, LRR and PYD domains-containing protein 3-like isoform X12 — encoded protein: MIKDKTFLIQLCDKVLGPEKEHESSFHCAGYLNRKSIRSHTDHLIQAHENGEEILKVEVFSSVSSRHHFELKKQKEENCRLKQVSVPVSPLRLTSDQKMSDCVEEEEDRAESPVSDCLSMKSDRSKDDPLTFSNEPGPSESKKRKTSDVSVEEQLSCCALCQNVLKDPVFISCGHRFCRQCITSYWDQSASSGDYSCPHCGERSRTRAGLRTAGQTSTVQTDSGLQEVIDEHKISLRRRCERVTEGADETGSGTLLNRIYTELYIIEGQSEEVNTQHEVRQLELASKKKTLHDAPIKCHDIFKALPDQQGHIRVVLTNGVAGVGKTFSVQKFTLDWAEGLENQDVSLVVLLSFRELNLIRDEQYSLLMLLHVFHPTLQKVTAEKHADCKVLFIFDGLDESRLSLDFHNNEVVSDVTRKSSVNMLLTNLIRGNLLPSALVWITSRPAAANQIPPACVDRVTEVRGFTDAQKEEYFRRRVSDEELSSRIISHIKKSRILHIMCLIPVFCWITATVLDHMLTTDQRGELPKTLTDMYSHFLLVQTKRKKQKYGEGHETSPQELTKADREVLLKLGRLAFEQLEKGNIMFYQEDLERCGLDVTEASVYSGVCTEIFKRECVIFQKTVYCFVHLSIQEFLAAVYMVHCYTDRNTEVLKAFMREDNDEQTADDKKTADDEQTADDEQTADEDEDDDEEEDDRDEIEKYLNDDEEGGYDGLMDDDEEMDDDEEDDRDEIEKYLNDDEEGGYDGLMDDDEEMDDDEEEEDDRDEIEKYLNDDEEGGYDGLMDDDEEMDDEEEEDDRDEIEKYLNDDEEGGYDGLMDDDEEGDESNNDNYPSLDVFLKRAMEKSLESKNGHLDLFVRFLHGLFLESNQQLLGGLLGRTNNSPEIIQRIINNLKEMNKDGTSPDRSINIFHCLTEMNDHSVHQEIQEFLKSESRSEKNLSLIHCSALAYMLQMSEEVLDELDLKKYNTTQEGRQRLIPAVRNCRKAKLSHCGLSDTHCEVVALALKSNPSHLRELDLSRNYFLQDSGVKLLSAGLESPNCRLETLRLWCCSLSEISCASLVSALKSNPSHLRELDLRYNELQDSGVKLLSDLVESPHCRLESLRLRSCSLSEISCASLASALKSNPSHLRELDLSGNNLKDSGVKLLCGFLENPHCRLETLRLSDCSLSEISCASLDSALKSNPSHLRELKLRDNKLQDSGVKLLSDLVESPHCRLESLRIDKKVYRAAGHKECDSDVKLNEGIKLPEDDKKAPTSFSPEQTAESSYSFRCPGPGVFQCALTGLVFVMAQEAELLYRTIQWDESLLQSAGKMAAGPLFNIKCSEDAALHQLHLQHCDTKEG
- the LOC141756664 gene encoding NACHT, LRR and PYD domains-containing protein 12-like isoform X7: MSDCVEEEEDRAESPVSDCLSMKSDRSKDDPLTFSNEPGPSESKKRKTSDVSVEEQLSCCALCQNVLKDPVFISCGHRFCRQCITSYWDQSASSGDYSCPHCGERSRTRAGLRTAGQTSTVQNSGLQEVIDEHKISLRRRCERVTEGADETGSGTLLNRIYTELYIIEGQSEEVNTQHEVRQLELASKKKTLHDAPIKCHDIFKALPDQQGHIRVVLTNGVAGVGKTFSVQKFTLDWAEGLENQDVSLVVLLSFRELNLIRDEQYSLLMLLHVFHPTLQKVTAEKHADCKVLFIFDGLDESRLSLDFHNNEVVSDVTRKSSVNMLLTNLIRGNLLPSALVWITSRPAAANQIPPACVDRVTEVRGFTDAQKEEYFRRRVSDEELSSRIISHIKKSRILHIMCLIPVFCWITATVLDHMLTTDQRGELPKTLTDMYSHFLLVQTKRKKQKYGEGHETSPQELTKADREVLLKLGRLAFEQLEKGNIMFYQEDLERCGLDVTEASVYSGVCTEIFKRECVIFQKTVYCFVHLSIQEFLAAVYMVHCYTDRNTEVLKAFMREDNDEQTADDKKTADDEQTADDEQTADEDEDDDEEEDDRDEIEKYLNDDEEGGYDGLMDDDEEMDDDEEDDRDEIEKYLNDDEEGGYDGLMDDDEEMDDDEEEEDDRDEIEKYLNDDEEGGYDGLMDDDEEMDDEEEEDDRDEIEKYLNDDEEGGYDGLMDDDEEGDESNNDNYPSLDVFLKRAMEKSLESKNGHLDLFVRFLHGLFLESNQQLLGGLLGRTNNSPEIIQRIINNLKEMNKDGTSPDRSINIFHCLTEMNDHSVHQEIQEFLKSESRSEKNLSLIHCSALAYMLQMSEEVLDELDLKKYNTTQEGRQRLIPAVRNCRKAKLSHCGLSDTHCEVVALALKSNPSHLRELDLSRNYFLQDSGVKLLSAGLESPNCRLETLRLWCCSLSEISCASLVSALKSNPSHLRELDLRYNELQDSGVKLLSDLVESPHCRLESLRLRSCSLSEISCASLASALKSNPSHLRELDLSGNNLKDSGVKLLCGFLENPHCRLETLRLSDCSLSEISCASLDSALKSNPSHLRELKLRDNKLQDSGVKLLSDLVESPHCRLESLRIDKKVYRAAGHKECDSDVKLNEGIKLPEDDKKAPTSFSPEQTAESSYSFRCPGPGVFQCALTGLVFVMAQEAELLYRTIQWDESLLQSAGKMAAGPLFNIKCSEDAALHQLHLQHCDTKEALLSDGLLSVAHISDDEMSILEPLEITDTHVVVKISHLSAYGLIWDRLRNLIWPINGQVLLFLRTPNRTHQVLDILLLNSNVDVTEVEARQRGSTYIPNSAKCLFNFGQRYSVHCEPEGFTIQPDRAPFDSDYGPNYHPTFEVLMTTIPEKVTLTVQDQERTGEVWKREVCLTDLRMEIPQRNVPPEDSVPPEDSVPPEDSVPPEDSVPPEERLRLVRSKFVEGMSDPNLNKLLDELFQRRSISDSEMQSIRTKAKRDKARELIDTVRHKGTKASSVLIAALRKEDPWVFRT